A portion of the Cryptomeria japonica chromosome 5, Sugi_1.0, whole genome shotgun sequence genome contains these proteins:
- the LOC131077938 gene encoding uncharacterized protein LOC131077938: MGTFVGHVLPGLGFMLIGLWHLLNTVRNYAQSPWEFQTRPWFPAKFRGRVVKHIELLAILVGSCLSISAELFIGPERHQPLADDWTIPPEHLNNFEHSSISLFFLIYAAVAIYVDRHEIHVPHGMLHVVAALAFSQELLLFHLHSADHMGAEGQYHWLLQLIVLVSLASTILEVPFPKSFLVATVRSMSILFQGIWFVHMGFMLWIPMFVPKGCKMNAEHGHMVVRCAEQGANSRAKALANLQFNWYLASLLIFTVILYVKIMQYYGPEKSVSYIPVEVKGDEKDVEIGNAAKFSRPGHRRSPDGSQSDMDVEMESMQPLNLER, translated from the coding sequence ATGGGTACCTTTGTAGGCCATGTTTTACCAGGCTTAGGGTTTATGCTAATTGGCCTCTGGCATCTCTTAAATACTGTAAGAAATTATGCCCAATCTCCATGGGAATTTCAAACCAGGCCCTGGTTTCCCGCTAAATTTAGAGGCAGAGTAGTAAAGCATATAGAGCTGCTTGCTATTTTAGTTGGATCATGCCTTTCAATTTCTGCAGAGCTTTTTATCGGCCCAGAGAGACACCAGCCTCTGGCAGATGACTGGACTATTCCTCCCGAGCACCTCAACAATTTCGAGCACTCTTCTATTTCACTGTTTTTCCTCATCTATGCAGCCGTGGCAATCTACGTGGACAGGCATGAGATCCACGTGCCACACGGGATGCTCCACGTGGTTGCCGCGCTGGCGTTCAGCCAGGAGTTATTGCTGTTCCATCTGCACTCCGCTGATCACATGGGGGCTGAGGGACAATACCATTGGCTGCTACAGCTTATAGTTCTCGTTAGCCTGGCCTCCACTATTTTAGAGGTACCTTTTCCCAAGAGCTTTTTAGTGGCCACGGTGAGGTCGATGTCTATATTATTTCAGGGAATATGGTTTGTACACATGGGATTCATGCTGTGGATTCCTATGTTTGTTCCGAAAGGGTGTAAAATGAACGCAGAGCACGGTCATATGGTGGTGAGGTGCGCTGAGCAGGGGGCTAACTCAAGGGCCAAGGCTCTGGCCAATCTGCAGTTCAATTGGTACTTGGCCTCTCTCCTGATCTTTACCGTAATCCTGTATGTTAAAATTATGCAGTATTATGGCCCGGAAAAATCAGTTTCTTATATTCCAGTAGAAGTTAAGGGGGATGAAAAAGACGTAGAGATTGGGAACGCCGCCAAATTTAGCAGGCCTGGACACAGGCGGTCACCTGACGGGTCACAGAGCGACATGGATGTGGAGATGGAGAGTATGCAGCCCCTAAAtctagaaagataa
- the LOC131077940 gene encoding uncharacterized protein LOC131077940, translating to MGTFVGHVLPGVGFMLIGFWHLFNTVSNYAQSPWEFHTRPWFPAKFRGRVIKHLELFAILAGACLSISAELFIGPDRHQPLADDWTIPPEHLNNFEHSSISLFFLIYAAVAIYVDRHEIHVPHGMVHVIAALAFSQELLLFHLHSADHVGPEGQYHWLLQLIVLVSLASTILEVPFPKSFLVAMVRSMSILFQGIWFVHMGFMLWIPMFVPKGCKMNAEHGHVVVRCENQGANMRAKALANLQFNWYLASLLIFTLVLYVRMLRHYGHEKLVSYISVDEMGNTAKNSSDRHRWSVDIESMQPLNIER from the coding sequence ATGGGTACCTTCGTAGGCCATGTCTTACCAGGCGTAGGGTTTATGCTTATTGGCTTCTGGCACCTCTTCAATACTGTCTCTAATTATGCCCAATCTCCATGGGAATTTCACACCAGGCCCTGGTTTCCCGCTAAATTTAGAGGCAGAGTAATAAAGCATTTGGAGCTGTTCGCTATTTTAGCGGGAGCCTGCCTTTCAATTTCTGCAGAGCTTTTCATCGGGCCAGACAGACACCAGCCTCTGGCAGATGACTGGACTATTCCTCCCGAGCACCTCAACAATTTCGAGCACTCTTCTATTTCCCTCTTTTTCCTCATCTATGCCGCCGTGGCAATCTACGTGGACAGGCATGAGATCCACGTGCCACACGGGATGGTCCACGTCATTGCCGCGCTGGCGTTCAGCCAGGAGTTATTGCTGTTTCATCTGCATTCGGCTGATCACGTGGGGCCTGAGGGGCAATATCATTGGCTGTTACAGCTTATAGTTCTAGTTAGCCTGGCCTCCACTATTTTAGAGGTACCTTTTCCCAAGAGCTTTTTAGTGGCCATGGTGAGGTCGATGTCTATATTATTTCAGGGAATATGGTTTGTACACATGGGATTCATGCTCTGGATTCCTATGTTCGTTCCAAAAGGGTGTAAAATGAACGCAGAGCACGGTCATGTGGTGGTGAGATGTGAAAACCAGGGGGCTAACATGAGGGCCAAAGCCCTGGCCAATCTGCAGTTCAATTGGTACTTGGCCTCTTTACTTATATTTACTCTAGTGCTCTATGTTAGAATGCTGCGACATTATGGCCACGAAAAATTAGTGTCGTATATTTCAGTGGATGAGATGGGGAACACCGCTAAAAATAGCAGCGACA
- the LOC131077939 gene encoding uncharacterized protein LOC131077939, with product MGNFIGHVLPGAGFFLIGLWHLFNTLKNYARSPEEFHTRPWFPAKFRGRILKHLELLAILAGSCLSISAELFIGPKRHQPLADDWTIPPDHLNNFEHSSISLFFLIYAAVAIYVDNHEIHVPHGLLHVIAALAFSQELLLFHLHSADHMGAEGQYHWLLQLIVLVSLTSTILEVPFPKSFLVAMVRSMSILFQGLWFVHMGFMLWIPAFIPKGCKMNPENGHMVVKCDEQGANMRAKALANLQFNWYLASLTIFTVIVYVKMMKHYGGENLVAYRAVESSRDVEMGNAAKYSGAGHRRSPDGSQSSMDMDMDSMEPLNLER from the coding sequence ATGGGCAACTTTATTGGCCATGTACTGCCCGGGGCAGGATTCTTCCTTATTGGGCTCTGGCATCTTTTCAATACATTAAAAAATTATGCTCGGTCTCCAGAGGAATTCCACACCAGACCCTGGTTTCCCGCTAAATTTAGAGGCAGAATATTAAAGCATTTGGAGCTGCTAGCTATTTTAGCGGGGTCCTGCCTTTCAATTTCTGCAGAGCTTTTCATCGGGCCAAAGCGACACCAGCCTCTGGCAGATGACTGGACTATACCTCCCGACCACCTCAACAATTTCGAGCACTCTTCTATTTCCTTGTTTTTTCTCATCTATGCCGCCGTGGCAATCTACGTGGACAACCATGAGATCCACGTGCCACACGGGCTGCTCCACGTCATCGCCGCGCTGGCGTTCAGCCAGGAGTTATTGCTGTTTCATCTGCACTCCGCTGATCACATGGGGGCTGAGGGGCAATACCACTGGCTCCTACAGCTCATAGTACTAGTTAGCCTGACCTCCACTATTTTAGAGGTACCTTTTCCCAAGAGCTTTTTAGTGGCCATGGTGAGATCAATGTCGATTTTGTTTCAGGGATTATGGTTTGTACACATGGGATTCATGCTGTGGATTCCTGCGTTTATTCCAAAAGGGTGTAAAATGAACCCAGAGAACGGTCACATGGTGGTGAAGTGCGATGAGCAGGGGGCTAACATGAGAGCCAAAGCTCTGGCCAATCTGCAGTTCAATTGGTACTTGGCCTCCCTAACTATTTTCACTGTAATTGTGTATGTTAAAATGATGAAACATTATGGCGGCGAAAATTTAGTGGCGTATAGAGCTGTGGAAAGCAGCCGTGATGTAGAGATGGGAAACGCCGCCAAATATAGCGGCGCTGGACACAGACGGTCACCAGATGGTTCGCAAAGCTCCATGGACATGGACATGGACAGTATGGAGCCTCTAAATTTAGAACGATGA